The Rhodothermales bacterium DNA window GTCCCAGGGTACGAAGCCGTGTGAGGTCATGAGCATCGGCTTCGTTTCCTCGTTATAGCCCCAGCCGTTTTCGGCGTGCTGGGAGAATACCGGGACGGTTTTCAGCAGCCGGCCGGACGGCAGGCCGTGCACAGTCAGCTGGCCGCTGAAGCCGCCGGACATGAAGGCGTAAAACTCGTCGTATTCGCCGGGGGCGACATACACCTGTTGCGCGGCGTCGGTGGACGACGTCGTCGGGCCGGCCGTCTGGCAGGCTACAAAGCCGCTGGCAAGGATCGCGAAGCCGGCGATTGCCAGTAGGATCGGATGATTGGCGTAGGTTTTCATGGTGTTTGCACGTGTAATGGATTCTGTTTGGGGGAGTGCGTTATTCGTTGGTTTCTTCATTCTCCTCATCCTCTTCTGGTTCTTCAGCGGCCGTGCGCATATACTCAAGCAGCGCGCGCGCCTCGTCCTCCGTTAGATTCTGGCTGGGCATCGGGGTCATGTACTGGGCTAGCATGGCGCGCGCTTCGGGATGTTTCTGAACCATCTCGGCCGGGTTGAGCATCATGTTCATCACGTACTCCGGCGTGCGGCGCGTCAGCACATCGCCCAGTGCTGGGCCCACATAGCGCTCATCGAACTTGTGGCAGGCCATACACTTCATCTTGAAGCTCTCCTCGCCCCGACGGGCCAGATCGGCATCGATCGGGCCGAGCGTGAGCTGCGTCACCGGGCCAATGCCGTTCGTCAGCTGGGCCTCGGTCAGGCCGCCAGTCGTGGACGAGGGGGTCGCGGCTGGCGGTGTCGCCGGAGCGTCGCCGTCGCCCGAACCGCATCCGGCGGCGGGCGCGAGGAGTAGCGCGACCAAAACGAGGCGCGCGGCGAGCAGGGTGCGGTATTCGGAGTGTGATGTCATAGGGGATAAGAGAGTATTTTGTCTTAAAGTAAGGTAAAAAAAGAGCCTAGCGTAGTATTCTGGGCCATCAGCGTGGCCAACTCCTGGATCGTCAGCGTGGCGAAACCGCTTTCGAGAGCGCTGCGGGTACTCGACCAGGGGCGGTGCATGGGGCAGGGCGCTTGCCGGCCGCAGCCAGGAAGTCCGAGGATACACGACTCGAACAGACCGGGGCCATCAATCGCCAGCACTACGTCCCGCACGCTCAACGTCACCGGATCGGCCAGAAGCATCGCGCCACCCTGGGCCCCTTTTCGGGTCTTTATAAAGTGGCGGCCGGCCAGGTCGGACAGAATCTTGGCCAGATACGACGCCGGAATCGACAACGATTCACTGATCTGCCGCATCGGGACATACCGCTCGCTCGGCTCCCGTGTCAGGTAGACCAGGGACTGGAGGCTATATGTGCATCGTCTGGAGA harbors:
- a CDS encoding cytochrome c, whose amino-acid sequence is MTSHSEYRTLLAARLVLVALLLAPAAGCGSGDGDAPATPPAATPSSTTGGLTEAQLTNGIGPVTQLTLGPIDADLARRGEESFKMKCMACHKFDERYVGPALGDVLTRRTPEYVMNMMLNPAEMVQKHPEARAMLAQYMTPMPSQNLTEDEARALLEYMRTAAEEPEEDEENEETNE
- a CDS encoding Rrf2 family transcriptional regulator, whose protein sequence is MISRRCTYSLQSLVYLTREPSERYVPMRQISESLSIPASYLAKILSDLAGRHFIKTRKGAQGGAMLLADPVTLSVRDVVLAIDGPGLFESCILGLPGCGRQAPCPMHRPWSSTRSALESGFATLTIQELATLMAQNTTLGSFFTLL